One window of the Triticum dicoccoides isolate Atlit2015 ecotype Zavitan chromosome 3B, WEW_v2.0, whole genome shotgun sequence genome contains the following:
- the LOC119275956 gene encoding gamma carbonic anhydrase 1, mitochondrial-like — MAKAFYAVGFWIRETGQALDRLGCRLQGNYFFHEQISRHRTLMNIFDKAPHVHKEAFVAPSASLIGDVEVGQGSSIWYGCILRGDANNVQVGSGTNIQDNSVVHVAKSNLSGKVFPTIIGDNVTVGHSAVLQGCTVEDEAFVGMGATLLDGVVVEKHGMVAAGALVRQNTRIPCGEVWGGNPAKFLRKLTDEEIAFIAESAANYSNLAKAHAVENAKPLEKIDFEKVLRKKFAHQDNEHDSMLSVTREVPPELAPPSPTPAQ, encoded by the exons ATGGCGAAGGCGTTTTACGCGGTGGGTTTCTGGATCCGGGAGACCGGTCAGGCCCTCGACCGCCTCGGCTGTCGCCTCCAGGGGAACTACTTCTTCCACGAGCAGA TTTCAAGGCATCGCACACTTATGAACATCTTTGACAAAGCCCCTCATGTTCACAAAGAGGCATTTGTCGCTCCAAGTGCATCCCTTATTGGCGATGTTGAAGTTGGGCAAGGGTCTTCAATTTGGTACGGATGCATCTTAAGAG GTGATGCAAATAACGTTCAAGTTGGATCTGGGACCAATATACAGGACAATTCTGTTGTGCATGTGGCAAAATCTAATCTAAGTGGAAAAGTCTTTCCAACTATCATTGGAGACAATGTCACAGTAG GGCATAGTGCTGTATTACAAGGATGCACTGTTGAGGATGAAGCTTTTGTTGGTATGGGGGCTACCCTGTTAGATGGTGTTGTTGTGGAAAAGCATGGGATGGTCGCTGCTGGAGCCCTTGTAAGACAGAACACGAGGATCCCTTGTGGAGAG GTATGGGGTGGAAACCCTGCAAAATTTCTGAGGAAGCTCACAGACGAGGAGATCGCTTTTATTGCGGAATCAGCTGCCAACTATTCCAACTTAGCCAAGGCACATGCTGTTGAGAATGCTAAACCCTTGGAAAAGATTGATTTTGAGAAAGTGCTGCGCAAGAAATTTGCTCACCAGGACAATGAACACGATTCCATGCTTAGTGTCACTCGAGAGGTCCCTCCAGAGCTGGCGCCCCCCAGTCCTACTCCTGCCCAATAA